From the Actinomadura luzonensis genome, the window CGGCCTGGTGGCGCTGCACCCGGGCGCGACCGACCCGCGGCGGCGCTGGCCCGCCCGCCGGTTCGCGGCCGTCGCCGACCGGCTCGGCCGCCCGGTCGTGGTGACCGGCACGCCCGAGGAGGCCGGCCTGGTGGCGGAGGTCGTCGCCGCGATGCGCCGGCCCGCCACGCCGCTCGTGGGGGCGCTGAGCATCGGCGGCCTGGCCGCGCTGTACCAGCGCTGCGCCCTCGTCCTGGCCAACGACACCGGGCCGCGCCACCTGGCCGCGGCCGTCGGCGCCGCCACGATCGGGCTGTACTGGTGCGGCAACCTGGTCAACGCCGGCCCCCTCACCCGCGCCCGGCACCGGCCGCTGGTCTCCTGGACCACCGCCTGCCCGTGCTGCGGCGCGACCGGGGTGGACCTGCGGGCGGGGCGCTGCGCGCACGACGACTCGTGGATCGCCGCCATCACCGTGGACGAGGTGATCGAGCAGGCCGAGCTGCTCCTCGGCCGGAGTTGAGCGGGGGTGGACGCGGGCCGGGCGGGCGGCTGATCCGCCCGGCCCGCGCGGTCCTTCCCGGCACCCCGAGCTAGGCGACGGCGGCTCCGAGGACGACCGGCAGCTCGCGCACGTCGTTGCTGATGAACGACGGCTGCGGCGCCAGCGACGCCACCGGCCGCGCCAGTGCCAGCCGCGGGAACCGGGCGAACAGGGCGGGCAGCGCGATGCCCGCCTCCAGCCGGGCCAGCGGCGCGCCGAGGCAGAAGTGCATGCCGTGCCCGAAGGCGAGGTGCTGCCGGTCGCGCCGGTCGATGTCGTAGCGGCCGGGGTCGGGGTTGACGGCCGGGTCACGGCCGTGCGCGCCGAACCCGATGAGGATGAGGTCCCCCTTGTCGATGGTGACGTCCTCGCCCAGGTCGATCGCGGCGGTGGCGTAGCGGAGCGGCAGGTGCATGATCGGCGGATGCAGGCGCAGGCTCTCCTCGATCACGTCGGCCCACCGCGAAGGGGCCGCGCGCACGGCCGCGAGCTGGTCGGGGTGGGTGAGCAGGGCGACGACGGAGTGGTCGATGAGGGAGACGGTCGTCTCGCTGCCCGCCCCGATCATCAGGATCAGCGTGCTGACCAGCTCGTCCATGCTGAGCCGGTCGTCCTCGCGCCGCTGCGTGGACAGCAGCAGGCTGGTCAGGTCGTCGCCGGGCCGCTCGCTCTTGGCGGCGACGAGCCGGTGGATGCCGGCGTACATGTCCCGCTGCACGGCGGCCGCCTGGTCGGGGCCGAGGGTGGTGTCGAGGACGCCGTCGATGGCCGCCAGCATGGCGGGCCGCTGGACGTCAGGGACGCCGAACAGGTCGCAGATGACCCGGCTGGGGATGCGGTAGGAGAAGCGGGAGCGCAGGTCGAGCGGCCGGTCGGCGGGCTCGGCGGCCAGCTCGTCGAGCAGCGAGGCGACGATCGCCTCGATCGCGGGCCGCATCGCCTCGATGCGGCGGCCGGTGAAGGCGCGGCCGACCAGGTCCTTCAGCCGCTTGTGGTCGTCGCCGTCGGCGGTGAACATGCTGACCACGTCCACCCAGGCGGTCAGCCAGGCGACGGCGAAGGGCCGGTAGCCCGGCCAGGACTTGCGGGCGTCCTTGGAGACGTCGGGGTGGGTGAGCAGGCGCTTGACCACGTCGCCCCTGGTCACCGACCAGGCGACGAGGTCTCCGGGGAGCAGGACGCGCACGGCGGGGCCCGCGGCGCGCAGGTGGTCGGCCTGTTCATACAGGCGGGTGCCGGTGGTGTCGAGGGGGGTTGGTGCCATGGTCACGGAGACCTCCAGCGTTCGGCAAGGACGGTGCGGTGGGGGTGTCTGCCGTATGGGGGCGGAAGCGGATTCCGAGGCTGGCGGGGCATTGGTGGAACGGGCCGGGCCGGTTGGGCGCGAACGGGTCGATGAGGTCGAGGTCCCACAGGCGGTCGAGCAGCGTCTCGATGCCCGTCTGGGCGATGATCGAGGCGTGGCTCACGGCCGGGCAGCGGTGCGGCCCGGCCGACCAGGCCAGGTGGGAGCGGTTGCCGTAGCCGGGATGCGGCACGCTCGGGTCGGTGCCGGTGGCGGCGTGGCTGACGAGCACCGGCACGCCGGCCGGGATCGGCACGCCGTGCAGGGCGGTGTCGTAGCGGGCGTAGTGGACGGCGAAGTTGGCCATGGGCGAGTGCGTCCACAACGCCTGCTCCATGGCCCGCCGCACGGTGACCGCGCCGCCCGACAGGTCGCCCGCGTAGGTGGCGTCGGTGAGCAGCAGCCGCAGCGTGGCGGCGATCCAGGCGGCGGTGGGGATGGTGCCGGCGCCGATGAGGACGACGAGCTGATGCAGGATCTCCTCGTGGCCGAGCCGGGCGGGGTGGGCGAGCATCCAGGTGGTGCAGTCGTCGCCGGGCCGGCCGCTCTTGAGCTGGATGATCTCGGCGAGGACGGCGGCGAGGTCGGCCGCCGCCTGCTCGGCCCGCGGGCCGGCGTCGATCATGCCCTGGCAGGCGGTGACCATGCGCTCGACCATGGCCGCGGGGCAGCCCATCAGGTCGGCGAAGACCAGCAGCGGCAGCAGGTCGGCGTACTGGCTCATCAGGTCGGCGTGGCCGTCGCGGGCGAAGCGCTCGATCAGGACGGCGGCGTGGCCGCGGGTGCGGTCGCGCAGGTGGTGCAGGTTGATCCGGGCCAGGCAGTCGTCCATGGCGTGGCGGAGGCGGGCGTGGCGGTCGCGGTCGGCGTACAGGAGGCTGGGGCGGAAGGCCATGAGCGCCAGCACGGGGCTGTCGCGCGGCACCGCCCCCCGGGCCAGGTCGCCCCACAGGCGGCTGTCCTTGCTGTAGGTCTCCTCCTCGTTGAGCAGGTCGCGGGCGGCGCGCCGGCTGACGACGACGAGCGCGCGCACGCCGGGGGCGAGCTCCGCCCAGGCCACCGGGCCCTCGGCGCGCAGCTTGTCGTAGGCGGCCTCGGGGCGGGCGGCGAACTCCTCGCCGTACAGGCGCACGCCGCCGGCGGCGGGGCCGCTGCTGGTCGGGACGGTCATCGGGCGGGCTCCAGACGGGACTGCGTGATGATGGCGGTGACGAGGGCGATGAGGCCCTGCTTGGCCGAGCCGAGCTCGCGGGCGTCGAGGCTGACCAGGGAGCGGTCGTGGGGCAGCGCCAGGGCCTCGCGCAGGTCGGCCTCGCGGTGCAGCGGCGCGCCGGCGAAGTGGTTGATCGCGACGGTGTACGGCAGGCCCGCCTGCTCCAGCAGGTCGATGGCGGGGAAGCTCTGGTCGAGCCGGCGGGTGTCGGCCAGCACGAGCCCGCCGAGCGCGCCCTCCATGAGGCAGCGGACCATGCCGCTGAAGCGCTGCTGCCCGGGGGCGCCGAACAGGTAGAGCACGATGTCGGGGGTGAGCGTGAGGCGGCCGAAGTCCATGGCGACCGTGGTGGTGCTCTTGTCGCGCAGGTCGTCGAGGTCGTCGACGAGCTGACCCGCGCGGGTGAGCTGCTCCTCGGTGTGCATCGGCCGGATCTCCGACACGGTGCCGATGAACGTCGTCTTGCCCACGGCGAACGGCCCCAGCACGAC encodes:
- a CDS encoding cytochrome P450 family protein: MAPTPLDTTGTRLYEQADHLRAAGPAVRVLLPGDLVAWSVTRGDVVKRLLTHPDVSKDARKSWPGYRPFAVAWLTAWVDVVSMFTADGDDHKRLKDLVGRAFTGRRIEAMRPAIEAIVASLLDELAAEPADRPLDLRSRFSYRIPSRVICDLFGVPDVQRPAMLAAIDGVLDTTLGPDQAAAVQRDMYAGIHRLVAAKSERPGDDLTSLLLSTQRREDDRLSMDELVSTLILMIGAGSETTVSLIDHSVVALLTHPDQLAAVRAAPSRWADVIEESLRLHPPIMHLPLRYATAAIDLGEDVTIDKGDLILIGFGAHGRDPAVNPDPGRYDIDRRDRQHLAFGHGMHFCLGAPLARLEAGIALPALFARFPRLALARPVASLAPQPSFISNDVRELPVVLGAAVA
- a CDS encoding GTP-binding protein translates to MPYTNSDRYVPAAARPVKIVVLGPFAVGKTTFIGTVSEIRPMHTEEQLTRAGQLVDDLDDLRDKSTTTVAMDFGRLTLTPDIVLYLFGAPGQQRFSGMVRCLMEGALGGLVLADTRRLDQSFPAIDLLEQAGLPYTVAINHFAGAPLHREADLREALALPHDRSLVSLDARELGSAKQGLIALVTAIITQSRLEPAR
- a CDS encoding cytochrome P450, yielding MTVPTSSGPAAGGVRLYGEEFAARPEAAYDKLRAEGPVAWAELAPGVRALVVVSRRAARDLLNEEETYSKDSRLWGDLARGAVPRDSPVLALMAFRPSLLYADRDRHARLRHAMDDCLARINLHHLRDRTRGHAAVLIERFARDGHADLMSQYADLLPLLVFADLMGCPAAMVERMVTACQGMIDAGPRAEQAAADLAAVLAEIIQLKSGRPGDDCTTWMLAHPARLGHEEILHQLVVLIGAGTIPTAAWIAATLRLLLTDATYAGDLSGGAVTVRRAMEQALWTHSPMANFAVHYARYDTALHGVPIPAGVPVLVSHAATGTDPSVPHPGYGNRSHLAWSAGPHRCPAVSHASIIAQTGIETLLDRLWDLDLIDPFAPNRPGPFHQCPASLGIRFRPHTADTPTAPSLPNAGGLRDHGTNPPRHHRHPPV